The following proteins are co-located in the Phyllostomus discolor isolate MPI-MPIP mPhyDis1 chromosome 1, mPhyDis1.pri.v3, whole genome shotgun sequence genome:
- the LOC118500199 gene encoding thymosin beta-4-like, producing MSDKRDMAVMEEFKLKLKKTETQKKNPLPSQETIEQKKQAGVRRPAPLVCTVHSTNSVFLFYFF from the coding sequence ATGTCTGATAAACGCGATATGGCTGTGATGGAGGAATTCAAgttgaaactgaagaagacagaaaCGCAAAAGAAAAATCCACTGCCTTCCCAAGAAACAATtgaacagaagaagcaagcaggCGTAAGGAGGCCAGCACCGCTAGTATGCACTGTACATTCTACAAATAGTGTcttcttattttacttcttttag